From the genome of Papaver somniferum cultivar HN1 chromosome 2, ASM357369v1, whole genome shotgun sequence, one region includes:
- the LOC113350012 gene encoding uncharacterized protein LOC113350012 produces the protein MKFKQGNKVEVLRKEKKEFESCWYPGKIIYIVGSQYTVSYNLVRNSKGEPLVENVCRGDVRPIPPPTKRDGEWVIGDVVEVFDLSCWKAGKIAKVMNGNRVVIRLVGSIRLKEFHESNLRVRQTWQNGEWIAAVKGGRERRDDNNDTLRKCSSLAQGLGRGSQQHLILKEPSVRDGEEQEKFKNLQLMKKSKRNIDLHFESAFHDEITEIGGRKRKALMKVGNSGRLPKKAKMGKNCNYSLHPFSMPVKVVTEDSNECSVASCSSNYLPDYKPRSWEISSKNGDGSCFDDAGSVCPSMSKKDYLQSYADDELPDDEDNGVHKLELHAYKSTVQALYASGPLSWEQESLLTNLRLSLNISNEEHLRQLRQLLSAQVI, from the exons ATGAAGTTCAAACAAGGAAATAAAGTTGAGGTattgagaaaagaaaagaaagagtttGAGTCCTGTTGGTATCCAGGTAAAATAATTTATATAGTTGGATCTCAATACACTGTTAGTTATAATTTGGTTCGAAACTCGAAAGGAGAACCACTTGTAGAAAATGTTTGTCGAGGAGATGTTAGACCAATACCACCACCAACAAAAAGAGACGGAGAATGGGTAATTGGTGATGTTGTTGAGGTTTTCGATCTTAGTTGCTGGAAAGCGGGGAAGATTGCAAAAGTCATGAACGGAAATCGTGTTGTTATTAGACTCGTTGGGTCAATCCGACTAAAGGAATTTCATGAGTCTAATTTACGGGTTCGACAAACTTGGCAAAATGGGGAATGGATTGCTGCTGTGAAG GGAGGTCGAGAAAGACGCGACGATAATAATGATACTCTACGTAAGTGTTCAAGTCTTGCCCAAGGCCTTGGTAGAGGGTCCCAACAACATCTTATTCTCAAAGAACCTTCTGTAAGagatggagaggagcaggaaaaGTTCAAGAATCTCCAACTTATGAAGAAGTCGAAGAGAAATATTGACCTCCATTTTGAGTCAGCATTTCATGATGAAATAACTGAGATAGGTGGTAGAAAGAGAAAAGCACTCATGAAAGTGGGAAATAGTGGTCGACTTCCTAAGAAAGCTAAAATGGGTAAGAACTGCAACTATTCTTTGCATCCCTTTTCAATGCCCGTTAAGGTTGTTACTGAAGATAGCAATGAATGCTCTGTTGCTAGTTGTAGTAGTAATTATTTGCCAGATTATAAGCCCCGAAGTTGGGAAATATCATCGAAGAATGGGGATGGTAGTTGTTTTGACGATGCTGGATCAGTTTGTCCATCTATGTCTAAGAAGGACTATTTACAATCTTATGCCGACGATGAATTACCAGACGATGAAGACAATGGCGTTCATAAATTAGAGTTACATGCTTATAAATCAACTGTTCAAGCACTATATGCGTCTGGCCCATTAAGTTGGGAACAAGAATCACTCTTAACAAATCTGCGTCTCTCTCTAAACATTTCGAACGAGGAGCACCTTCGTCAGCTGAGACAACTCTTATCTGCGCAGGTTATTTGA